The sequence TGCCATGTACCAGGACACCCTGGCAGCAGTAATCACCCTGGCAGTTTTTCTGCCCATGGTCAGTGACATGAGTGGCTGTTCCGGCAACCAGGCCGTAGCTGTTTCAATGAGAGAACTTTCGCTGGGACTCGTCCGTCCAGGGGAGATTCTGTGGGTACTGGCCAAGGAGGCCAGAGTGGGTATAATTAATGGTGCTGTCCTGGGAGTACTTCTAGGCTCCATTGCCTATTTCTGGAAGGGCAATGCCTGGCTCGGCCTCGTAGTGGGTGGAGCCCTGGCTGCTAACACCCTGGTATCTGTCACTCTGGGTGGTATGTTGCCCCTGCTTCTCAAACGGTTAAAACTTGACCCTGCCCTGGTTTCCAGCCCCCTGCTGACAACAGTCACCGATATGTGCGGTTTCTTCTTTGTTTTAAGTTTTGCCGCTGCAGTACTGCCAAAACTTGGAGGCATGTAACCGTTCTGTAAGACCAGAACACTCGCCGGAGAAGGAAATCCATATCATATGTCAAAAAATATTCTTTGAGTTCACTCTCCAATAAATGTAACATATAAGTTAATGATTCTTTTTTTTAATATTACTTTCCGACCACGGAACTCAGTACGCTTTGTAATCCACTCATTTTACTAACTAAAAAATCAACAAACCGGCTCTTTCAGACATAAGGAGGATCTTATAAAATACTCTTTCGAAAGCATCAAGCCACTTAAAACTCTTACCACAGGCATCCAGAGGAGATTCAGAGAATGCAGGTGATTGTGCAGATAAACGAGCTTACGAAATTCGGTAAGGCCTTTCTTCCAATATTTCCATAACACCTTTCCATACAGTAGCCCTATGCTCTCTCTTTTTAAATCTATTCGCGGTAACGTCTTTGCTTACCTGGTTCTCCTGGTCTCAATATATTCCTTTTCCAATTATTTCATTATCAACCTGATTGTTTCACCAAGTCATATAGCGGTGGAACGTCAATTGGCCCAAGAGGAGATGGAGCGTTTTACCGAAGCTCTACTGCGAGAAGGAGAAGCACTGGGAGTTCTCGCCCATGACTGGTCGGCATGGGATGACACCTACGAGTTTGTGCAAAGCAGATATCAGGAATATATCACCTCAAATCTTCCCAACACCACCTTCACAAATGGAGGGCTGAATCTCCTCCATTTCTTTCGCCCCGATGGCTCTCTTGTGTGGAGCAAACTTCTCGACCTTGAAACTGAAGAAGAAATATCACTCACCGAATTCCCTTCAACCGGACTACCAGGCGATCATCCTTTATTGCACCATCCTCGCCCAGACAGTGCCATCAATGGATTCGTCAAAACAGAACTCGGCCCGATGCTTGTTTCCTCTCACCCCATCATCACCAGCGAAAATACCGGGCCAATTGCAGGAACACTGATCTTTGGCCGCCTCCTCACGGAACGGCTGATGACAAAACTCAGGAAACAAACCAAGGTTCGATGTCGCCTCATCAACCTCAGTGATCCCAATGAACTGGCAACTCTCCCTATTAATATCTCATCACTTGGGCCGGACACTCCTTATGGCTATCATATCACCGCAAACAAAATAATTATTTTCAGTACATTTTCTGATTATCAGGGTACCCCAGAATGGCTCCTGGAAGTACACGCCGATCGTCTGATCACTTCGCAGACCAGTGAACTAATGCGCTTTGTCGTGTTTTCTAACATCGGTATCGGCCTTGTCATCATCATCCTGTTCCTTCTCCTCTACCGTTACCAGCAGAGGCTTGCAACTTCCACATTTCGAGATGTAATCAACCAGTTTTTCCAAGATAAAACTCAAGGGAGGCAAAAAAAACCGATCCTCGATACTTTTAGCACTGACGAATTTTCCGAACTCGGACAGGACCTGCGTTTAATGATCGCCAGTTTTGAACAAACAGACAAAGACCAGAAAAACATCATCAACAGACATAGCATCTCGCTGCGACAACTGAATAACAAACTGGTTGACGAGATTAAGGAACGTCTGCAGATTGAAAAAGACCTCCATGCAATCCAAAAAAATCTTGAAAAACA comes from Desulfocapsa sulfexigens DSM 10523 and encodes:
- a CDS encoding CHASE4 domain-containing protein produces the protein MLSLFKSIRGNVFAYLVLLVSIYSFSNYFIINLIVSPSHIAVERQLAQEEMERFTEALLREGEALGVLAHDWSAWDDTYEFVQSRYQEYITSNLPNTTFTNGGLNLLHFFRPDGSLVWSKLLDLETEEEISLTEFPSTGLPGDHPLLHHPRPDSAINGFVKTELGPMLVSSHPIITSENTGPIAGTLIFGRLLTERLMTKLRKQTKVRCRLINLSDPNELATLPINISSLGPDTPYGYHITANKIIIFSTFSDYQGTPEWLLEVHADRLITSQTSELMRFVVFSNIGIGLVIIILFLLLYRYQQRLATSTFRDVINQFFQDKTQGRQKKPILDTFSTDEFSELGQDLRLMIASFEQTDKDQKNIINRHSISLRQLNNKLVDEIKERLQIEKDLHAIQKNLEKQVKQRTFELLETNSVLQREIERRKGKEKELIKHRKRLRSLSSELMEMEDRERRQLATDLHDQIGQSLSAVKMYADALIASASHKSSKEKLELIADIVAETIQDVRTLTFELSPPILYEIGLHAALDWLAEEFLQKYGLIITSTCDECPKCTTPAFLALIFRTIRELLTNVVRHANAEKAEVEVRCTGKGVRITVKDDGCGMVKEQLNNEDSPNTGFGLFSIRERINNIGGTVEINSTKDVGTEIILTIPIKEACAESGRTEQ